From a region of the Betta splendens chromosome 5, fBetSpl5.4, whole genome shotgun sequence genome:
- the golt1a gene encoding vesicle transport protein GOT1A isoform X3 codes for MVEITELQKIGIGVMGFGLFFLLFGVLLYFDSVLLAFGNILFLSGLTFIIGFRRTAKFFFQKHKFRGSFFFLGGVSLVLCRWSIIGMLVESYGFILLFRSFFPMAFKFVLSAVNIPYLSAFFSSSSSRV; via the exons ATGGTTGAAATCACAGAGCTCCAAA AGATTGGTATTGGGGTGATGggatttggtttgtttttcctgctctttgGTGTCCTGCTGTACTTTGACTCTGTTTTGCTGGCATTTGGGAAT atACTGTTTCTGAGTGGTTTGACATTTATCATCGGCTTCAGGAGAACAGCCAAGTTCTTCTTCCAAAAACACAAATTCCGAGGCTCTTTCTTCTTTCTGGGTGGAGTTTCATTGGTGCTGTGCCGCTGGTCAATCATTGGAATGTTAGTGGAGAGTTATGgttttatacttttattcaG GTCCTTCTTTCCCATGGCCTTCAAATTTGTGCTGTCAGCTGTAAATATCCCTTACCTCAGTGCA tttttctccagcagctcctcaagGGTATGA
- the golt1a gene encoding vesicle transport protein GOT1A isoform X2: protein MVEITELQKIGIGVMGFGLFFLLFGVLLYFDSVLLAFGNILFLSGLTFIIGFRRTAKFFFQKHKFRGSFFFLGGVSLVLCRWSIIGMLVESYGFILLFRSFFPMAFKFVLSAVNIPYLSAVRMMFFSSSSSRV from the exons ATGGTTGAAATCACAGAGCTCCAAA AGATTGGTATTGGGGTGATGggatttggtttgtttttcctgctctttgGTGTCCTGCTGTACTTTGACTCTGTTTTGCTGGCATTTGGGAAT atACTGTTTCTGAGTGGTTTGACATTTATCATCGGCTTCAGGAGAACAGCCAAGTTCTTCTTCCAAAAACACAAATTCCGAGGCTCTTTCTTCTTTCTGGGTGGAGTTTCATTGGTGCTGTGCCGCTGGTCAATCATTGGAATGTTAGTGGAGAGTTATGgttttatacttttattcaG GTCCTTCTTTCCCATGGCCTTCAAATTTGTGCTGTCAGCTGTAAATATCCCTTACCTCAGTGCAGTACGTATGATG tttttctccagcagctcctcaagGGTATGA
- the golt1a gene encoding vesicle transport protein GOT1A isoform X1, producing the protein MVEITELQKIGIGVMGFGLFFLLFGVLLYFDSVLLAFGNILFLSGLTFIIGFRRTAKFFFQKHKFRGSFFFLGGVSLVLCRWSIIGMLVESYGFILLFSDGEMKPHEALSQLVLEASFAHETTYWPSPSFPWPSNLCCQL; encoded by the exons ATGGTTGAAATCACAGAGCTCCAAA AGATTGGTATTGGGGTGATGggatttggtttgtttttcctgctctttgGTGTCCTGCTGTACTTTGACTCTGTTTTGCTGGCATTTGGGAAT atACTGTTTCTGAGTGGTTTGACATTTATCATCGGCTTCAGGAGAACAGCCAAGTTCTTCTTCCAAAAACACAAATTCCGAGGCTCTTTCTTCTTTCTGGGTGGAGTTTCATTGGTGCTGTGCCGCTGGTCAATCATTGGAATGTTAGTGGAGAGTTATGgttttatacttttattcaG TGATGGTGAGATGAAGCCTCATGAGGCATTGAGCCAATTGGTTCTTGAAGCTTCATTTGCGCACGAAACCACCTATTGGCCAA GTCCTTCTTTCCCATGGCCTTCAAATTTGTGCTGTCAGCTGTAA